The following nucleotide sequence is from Sphingomonas telluris.
GAAGGCGGTGTAGGCGCCTGCTAGGCGAGTGAAGTGACCAGCCTGCCGCCTCTCCAGGAAATATATGACGAGTATGAGCTGCTCGAGGGCGAGGATCGCTACCGGCTGCTGATCGATCTCGGCCGCAAGCTCGAACCCATGCCCGATGCACTGAAGACCGATGCGACGAAGGTCCGCGGCTGCTCCGCGTCGGTTTGGGTCTATCCCACTACGGTCGATGGGCGATTGCATTTCCTGGCGGACAGCAATGCGGCAATTACGAAGGGCATTGTCGCGCTCGTCCTGTCGGCCGTGCAGGACAAGCCCGCCGCCGAGGTC
It contains:
- a CDS encoding SufE family protein, giving the protein MTSLPPLQEIYDEYELLEGEDRYRLLIDLGRKLEPMPDALKTDATKVRGCSASVWVYPTTVDGRLHFLADSNAAITKGIVALVLSAVQDKPAAEVAKLDIQEALAPFELSSHLSANRTQGVPNMIALVRETAQRIAA